In Treponema primitia ZAS-2, a genomic segment contains:
- a CDS encoding ORF6N domain-containing protein, translated as MDKAIPIQTFIREIRGRKVMLDSDLAALYQVETKVLNQAVKRNIGRFPSDFMFQLDPEEWETLRSQIVTTKTDEKRGGRRAAPYAFTEHGILMLSSVLKSDIAIDVNIKIMRVFVQMRQYALSQTDTSGQIVELRRLLLLYIDRNDKRVDDILRVLNSFIASPPKTKPIGFRANHEDTGKTPL; from the coding sequence ATGGACAAAGCAATCCCCATACAAACCTTTATTCGCGAAATTCGCGGGCGTAAAGTGATGCTTGATAGCGACTTGGCCGCTTTGTATCAGGTTGAGACCAAGGTGTTAAACCAGGCGGTAAAACGGAATATTGGGCGCTTTCCCTCGGACTTCATGTTCCAACTGGACCCGGAAGAATGGGAGACTTTGAGGTCACAAATTGTGACCACAAAAACCGATGAAAAAAGGGGCGGCCGGCGGGCGGCGCCATACGCATTTACCGAACATGGCATTTTAATGCTATCTAGTGTTTTAAAAAGCGATATCGCCATTGATGTGAATATCAAAATAATGCGGGTATTTGTTCAAATGCGCCAATATGCACTTTCACAAACCGATACAAGCGGGCAAATTGTGGAGTTACGTAGGCTATTGCTCCTTTATATTGATCGCAATGATAAACGGGTGGATGATATTCTCAGGGTGCTGAACAGTTTTATCGCAAGTCCACCTAAGACAAAGCCAATCGGCTTCAGGGCCAACCACGAAGATACAGGTAAAACGCCTCTCTGA
- a CDS encoding sulfite exporter TauE/SafE family protein: MNKMIPSAKLAALLGLLFISFPLPLFAHIADEIAVKTTVEVNKDTVNFKFDISSGVLFSTAFLKTLDPDKNKIFEEKDILAFSEFFLKTLKVDFDGKTEKLSFENFTASEWDYFAAGVSTIILEYALVTKKGRAETTEAEMDQGGYLRCNLRYEFSFYPEIAVYSLSLVNNAPEEIAFLSEKRHEFLQDVLELQYALDPALAAAMAAERTRAAALLPISAAPEKKKPPLSTAAIREFIRSGFERSGIMDFIRGTGSRRIPVLLLILALGVGFLHAFTPGHGKALVGAFLIANQGTVLHAFCLGIVLTLTHTISIYGFGLLASTAAKVFLPGEFVPVLSVACGIFIIGIGIRSFIRRILGKETDHAHLLPNLRILERDTVNILIDGQAAEANEALMIAQDDSELQESLKAAGAENFTLCSPGCSAHVRLPGAIQERQRSEFFRMAIKTGAVDAVVAQSERTIKYIGKLGEKTFIQKSDAVVQEPRELLFSAVRNYASRGAITMPKTQLSWGRVISLGITGGIIPCPDALAVLLVATAAGKVGMGMGIIFLFSLGLAFALILVGMAIVLTKRLLAGQRRFALVLQSLPYFSSLFISALGVLMIKTSFI; encoded by the coding sequence ATGAACAAAATGATCCCCTCGGCAAAACTTGCGGCCCTTCTTGGGCTGCTGTTTATTTCCTTTCCCCTCCCCCTGTTTGCGCACATTGCCGACGAGATCGCCGTAAAAACCACGGTCGAAGTAAACAAGGATACTGTCAACTTTAAATTTGATATTTCATCCGGGGTTCTGTTCAGTACAGCCTTTCTAAAAACTCTGGATCCTGATAAAAACAAAATTTTTGAAGAAAAGGATATCCTGGCGTTTTCTGAATTTTTTTTGAAAACCCTGAAGGTTGACTTTGACGGCAAGACAGAAAAACTGTCATTTGAAAATTTCACCGCCTCTGAATGGGATTATTTCGCCGCCGGAGTTTCTACCATAATCCTGGAATATGCACTAGTTACTAAAAAAGGCAGGGCAGAAACCACGGAAGCAGAAATGGATCAGGGCGGATACCTTCGTTGCAATTTGCGTTATGAATTTTCTTTTTACCCGGAAATCGCGGTATATTCCTTAAGCCTCGTAAACAATGCCCCGGAAGAAATAGCTTTCCTGAGCGAAAAGCGGCATGAATTCCTTCAGGACGTACTTGAGCTGCAGTATGCCCTGGACCCGGCCCTTGCGGCGGCCATGGCTGCTGAACGGACTAGGGCGGCGGCTTTGCTCCCGATCTCCGCGGCCCCTGAAAAAAAGAAGCCCCCCCTATCCACAGCCGCCATCAGGGAATTTATCCGCAGCGGATTTGAACGTTCCGGGATCATGGACTTTATCCGGGGCACGGGATCCCGTAGGATTCCTGTGCTGCTTTTGATCCTCGCCCTGGGTGTAGGCTTCCTCCACGCCTTTACCCCCGGCCATGGCAAGGCCCTGGTGGGGGCCTTCCTGATCGCCAACCAGGGAACGGTGCTGCACGCCTTCTGCTTGGGTATAGTCCTTACCCTGACCCACACCATAAGTATCTACGGCTTCGGCCTCCTGGCCTCCACGGCGGCCAAAGTTTTTCTACCCGGGGAGTTTGTCCCGGTCTTAAGCGTGGCTTGCGGTATTTTCATCATTGGTATAGGCATACGGAGCTTTATCAGAAGGATCCTGGGAAAGGAGACGGATCATGCGCACCTGCTCCCCAACCTCAGGATACTGGAACGGGATACGGTGAATATTCTGATTGACGGACAGGCGGCGGAGGCGAATGAGGCCCTCATGATTGCCCAGGATGACAGTGAGCTTCAGGAATCCCTTAAGGCTGCGGGGGCGGAAAATTTTACCCTCTGCTCTCCGGGCTGCTCCGCCCATGTCAGGCTTCCCGGGGCTATCCAGGAACGGCAGCGTTCTGAGTTTTTCAGAATGGCCATAAAAACCGGAGCAGTGGATGCGGTGGTGGCCCAGTCGGAGAGAACTATCAAATATATAGGAAAGCTCGGCGAAAAAACTTTCATCCAAAAAAGCGACGCCGTTGTCCAGGAGCCCCGGGAACTTCTTTTCAGCGCGGTCCGCAACTACGCTTCCCGGGGGGCGATTACCATGCCGAAAACCCAGCTTTCCTGGGGAAGGGTGATCTCCCTGGGCATCACCGGGGGGATCATCCCCTGCCCGGATGCCCTGGCGGTACTCCTGGTAGCCACCGCTGCGGGCAAGGTGGGCATGGGCATGGGGATCATCTTCCTCTTCAGCCTGGGCCTTGCCTTCGCCCTTATCCTTGTGGGAATGGCCATTGTTTTGACCAAGCGGCTCCTGGCGGGCCAACGGCGTTTTGCCCTGGTTCTCCAAAGCCTTCCCTATTTCAGTTCACTGTTTATAAGCGCCTTAGGCGTTTTGATGATTAAGACTTCATTTATATAG
- a CDS encoding GNAT family N-acetyltransferase has protein sequence MQFELTDALIDDLLFAMEDQFGTLFLDTQEGMVVSEDDIDWADDKDDRFISIPEWDSADGYRVMERFAASFKNPLIQKRLTGALNRGKGVFRAFKDALAPYPEAEKLWFAFKEQEMKKELRFWYNSLREKWGLERLGEEPEETEDLVLEDFLFRESLAADETAAETLHRLCLEEAAGGPQAPLGETPWLFPGEPALVAETSGGEFAAYIAGKLRGEILEIAALEVRPEYRGLGLGEALLTRLLETPAAKAAAEILIDVPQTADGFSRVLLRGSFTPYVIRYRKGQRKK, from the coding sequence ATGCAGTTTGAACTTACCGACGCATTAATCGACGATCTCCTCTTTGCCATGGAGGATCAATTCGGTACCCTCTTCCTGGATACCCAGGAAGGGATGGTGGTCAGTGAAGACGACATAGACTGGGCGGATGACAAAGACGACCGATTTATCAGCATCCCCGAATGGGATTCCGCGGATGGCTACCGGGTAATGGAGCGTTTTGCTGCGAGTTTCAAGAACCCGCTAATCCAAAAGCGGCTCACCGGAGCCCTGAACCGTGGGAAGGGGGTATTCCGTGCCTTTAAGGATGCCCTGGCCCCCTATCCGGAGGCGGAAAAGCTCTGGTTCGCCTTCAAAGAACAGGAAATGAAAAAGGAGCTGCGCTTCTGGTACAACTCCCTCAGGGAAAAATGGGGCTTGGAACGGTTAGGCGAAGAGCCTGAGGAAACTGAGGATCTGGTGCTGGAAGATTTCCTGTTCCGGGAAAGCCTGGCTGCGGATGAAACGGCGGCGGAAACCCTGCATCGGCTCTGCCTTGAAGAAGCGGCGGGCGGCCCACAAGCCCCCCTGGGCGAAACGCCCTGGCTATTTCCCGGGGAACCGGCCCTGGTTGCCGAAACCAGCGGTGGGGAGTTTGCCGCTTATATAGCAGGCAAACTCCGGGGGGAAATCCTGGAAATTGCCGCCCTGGAAGTCCGCCCGGAATACCGGGGCCTGGGCCTGGGGGAAGCCCTACTTACCCGGCTCCTGGAAACCCCGGCGGCCAAAGCAGCGGCAGAAATACTCATCGACGTCCCCCAGACAGCCGATGGGTTTTCACGGGTGCTGCTTCGGGGATCCTTCACCCCCTATGTTATCCGGTACCGGAAAGGGCAAAGAAAAAAATAG
- a CDS encoding 6-phosphofructokinase — MAAVEQSATKTFGILTAGGDCPGLNAAIRGVCRAAHDRYNMTAVGIANGYRGLIDEDWRILRPVDFMGILTRGGTILGASREKPFKARPKEYSSDIEEDKVELIKENYRKLNLDCLVVLGGNGTNTTGYLLAKEGLNVLGLPKTIDNDIIGTDRTFGFHSALSIATEAIDRLHSTAQSHNRVMIIELMGHKAGWLALYAGIAGGGDVILIPEIPYDIKAIGRHLEKRTQSGRGFSIVVVAEGAMSIEEAAMDKKERKKYREQTVVPSIGYRIAGEIEAETGLETRATVLGYVQRGGIPSASDRVLATSLGTAAAKLLAKGEYGRMVALKGESISSVDLRVPAEGVKTVPQDHYMIDTAISVGTCMGV, encoded by the coding sequence ATGGCAGCCGTAGAACAGAGTGCGACAAAAACCTTCGGGATCCTTACCGCAGGGGGGGATTGCCCGGGACTGAACGCCGCCATCCGGGGTGTGTGCCGGGCTGCCCACGACAGGTACAACATGACCGCTGTGGGTATCGCCAATGGCTACCGGGGCCTCATCGACGAGGACTGGCGCATACTGCGGCCGGTGGACTTTATGGGGATCCTCACCCGGGGGGGCACCATCCTGGGGGCCAGCCGGGAAAAGCCCTTTAAGGCTCGGCCTAAGGAGTACAGCAGCGACATCGAGGAAGACAAGGTAGAGCTGATTAAGGAAAACTACCGGAAACTGAACCTGGATTGCCTGGTAGTCCTGGGGGGGAACGGCACCAATACCACGGGCTACCTCCTCGCCAAGGAGGGGCTGAATGTCCTGGGGCTCCCAAAAACCATCGACAATGATATTATCGGCACCGACCGAACCTTTGGCTTCCACTCAGCCCTGTCCATCGCCACCGAGGCCATAGACCGGCTCCATTCCACCGCCCAGAGCCATAACCGGGTGATGATCATTGAGCTTATGGGCCACAAGGCGGGTTGGCTGGCGCTCTACGCGGGGATAGCCGGCGGGGGGGACGTCATCCTGATACCGGAAATCCCCTACGACATTAAGGCCATAGGCCGCCACCTGGAAAAACGTACCCAAAGCGGCAGGGGCTTTTCCATCGTGGTAGTAGCCGAGGGGGCCATGTCGATTGAGGAAGCGGCAATGGACAAAAAGGAACGAAAGAAATACCGGGAACAAACTGTGGTTCCATCCATAGGCTACCGGATAGCCGGGGAAATTGAGGCCGAAACGGGCCTGGAAACCAGGGCAACGGTGCTGGGCTATGTGCAGCGAGGGGGCATACCCAGCGCCTCCGATCGGGTCCTGGCCACCAGCCTGGGAACCGCCGCGGCAAAACTTCTGGCCAAAGGCGAATACGGCAGGATGGTCGCCCTGAAAGGGGAATCCATAAGCTCCGTAGATCTCAGGGTCCCTGCGGAAGGGGTTAAAACCGTCCCGCAGGATCATTATATGATCGATACCGCAATTTCAGTGGGAACCTGCATGGGAGTATAA
- a CDS encoding P-loop NTPase, producing the protein MKKIAVCGKGGVGKTTFTALLTYCLAEQGREVYAIDADVNPTLGEALGFSPEEIAEIRPIIDMRDLLEERTGAKSGEYGSFFKTNPRVKDIPEKFSRRIKNISFLMMGAVRGADQGCACAENAMLKALVTHLILKEKETVIMDMVAGTEHMGRGTAKGVDAMFLVVEPGTRSIKAAKEILKMSLDLGVQHGYALGNKIRSPEDIQFLKDEMPEFTFAGFLPLDNEVVSAERQGAALYERSPMMREHINKIVQDLGI; encoded by the coding sequence ATGAAAAAAATTGCGGTATGCGGCAAAGGCGGGGTGGGCAAAACCACCTTTACTGCCCTTTTGACCTACTGCCTTGCCGAGCAGGGCCGGGAAGTCTATGCCATTGATGCGGATGTAAACCCTACTCTGGGAGAGGCCCTCGGTTTTTCCCCAGAGGAAATCGCCGAGATACGGCCCATTATTGATATGCGGGATCTCCTTGAGGAAAGGACCGGGGCTAAAAGCGGCGAGTACGGCTCCTTCTTTAAGACCAACCCCCGGGTAAAGGATATTCCGGAAAAATTTTCCCGGCGGATAAAAAACATCAGCTTTCTTATGATGGGCGCAGTCCGGGGGGCAGATCAAGGCTGCGCCTGCGCGGAGAACGCCATGCTCAAGGCTCTGGTGACCCACCTCATTTTAAAGGAAAAGGAAACGGTCATCATGGACATGGTGGCCGGGACGGAACATATGGGCCGGGGAACCGCCAAGGGGGTGGACGCAATGTTTCTGGTGGTGGAACCGGGAACCCGGAGCATTAAAGCTGCGAAAGAAATCCTGAAGATGTCCCTGGATTTAGGTGTACAGCATGGCTACGCCCTGGGAAACAAGATACGTTCCCCGGAGGACATACAATTTCTGAAAGATGAGATGCCCGAATTCACCTTTGCCGGTTTTCTTCCCCTGGATAATGAGGTGGTGTCCGCAGAACGGCAGGGGGCAGCGCTTTACGAACGTTCCCCCATGATGCGGGAACATATTAATAAAATTGTTCAAGATCTGGGAATTTAA
- a CDS encoding type II toxin-antitoxin system RelE/ParE family toxin, which translates to MRIFKTKRFARLSDKAGITDTDLSAAAEEVSRGAYEADLGGGVFKKRIARSGAGKSGGYRVILFFQQDERLFFEYVFAKSGQANIGDKELRWFRKVSKEYLEYTEKELLGRLDGGWIEEIWL; encoded by the coding sequence ATGCGTATATTTAAGACAAAGCGGTTTGCCAGGCTTTCCGATAAGGCAGGGATCACCGATACCGACCTGAGCGCTGCGGCTGAGGAAGTAAGCCGGGGAGCCTATGAGGCCGACCTGGGCGGGGGTGTATTTAAAAAGCGGATCGCTCGTTCTGGGGCTGGAAAGTCCGGGGGCTATCGGGTTATCCTGTTTTTCCAGCAGGATGAGCGGCTATTTTTTGAGTATGTTTTTGCCAAGTCAGGCCAGGCAAACATAGGGGATAAAGAGTTGAGGTGGTTCAGGAAGGTTTCCAAGGAATACCTTGAATATACCGAAAAAGAGCTTTTAGGCCGTCTGGATGGCGGTTGGATTGAGGAGATATGGCTATGA
- a CDS encoding MBL fold metallo-hydrolase — protein sequence MIEHIVVGAIETNCWIYTWDESGDSAVIDPGADPELIVARLKRLNLRPRYILLTHGHFDHIAALPELARAFPGKEPPVIAIHQEDAKYLGPEAYQVHVESFTIAAGNADYIDALWQDMPAADVLLAEGANIGPFKTLHLPGHTQGSVGFLDEKAKVLFSGDTLFKAGWGRTDLPGGSWPQIQQSLRRLFTLDGSIRVYAGHGPSTTIASEQGGLL from the coding sequence ATGATCGAACATATTGTTGTAGGAGCAATCGAAACCAATTGCTGGATATACACCTGGGATGAATCAGGCGACAGCGCCGTCATCGATCCCGGAGCGGATCCTGAATTAATCGTTGCCCGGCTTAAGCGGCTTAATCTGCGGCCCCGGTATATTTTACTTACCCACGGCCACTTTGACCATATCGCCGCCCTGCCGGAGCTGGCCCGGGCCTTTCCCGGGAAGGAGCCGCCGGTTATTGCCATCCACCAGGAGGACGCCAAATACCTGGGACCCGAAGCCTACCAGGTCCATGTGGAAAGCTTCACCATTGCTGCGGGAAATGCAGATTACATAGACGCCCTTTGGCAGGATATGCCCGCTGCGGATGTCCTGCTCGCCGAAGGGGCCAACATAGGCCCCTTCAAAACCCTGCACCTTCCCGGCCACACCCAGGGTTCCGTGGGCTTCCTGGACGAAAAGGCCAAGGTCCTTTTCAGCGGGGACACCCTGTTCAAAGCCGGCTGGGGCCGCACGGATCTCCCCGGCGGCAGCTGGCCCCAAATCCAGCAAAGCCTCCGCCGGCTCTTCACCCTGGACGGGAGCATCCGGGTCTACGCCGGCCACGGCCCCAGCACCACCATCGCTAGCGAACAGGGCGGTTTGCTGTAG
- a CDS encoding [Fe-Fe] hydrogenase large subunit C-terminal domain-containing protein: MTTDVQNSRNDLPDFFRDLKNGLPIRMLVAPAAFAVLEDLPRILGYLRSLGVMAFHPVLPYADITLWAYYRSLGECSGKPLITSACVGMNWFLKHTHPEYAEFITPVYSPLLCTARYLRSYRGITERIAFLSPCVLKRREFVLENREELVHYNVTINALSAWLKENPVDISQYEPCLPESDGYGPGLTLAAFGSIGKCLSALDTGVEYLIEQGLENAASRFSERGAFSETQMIPFVFETYACEGGCANGSGVRGMQYPASNGGAFLEKSTAPGKPEAVLELFSSYDQTLDRADFRHRPN; encoded by the coding sequence ATGACCACCGATGTTCAGAATTCAAGAAATGATCTTCCCGATTTTTTCCGGGACCTTAAAAATGGGCTCCCCATACGGATGCTGGTCGCCCCGGCGGCCTTCGCCGTCCTGGAGGATCTTCCCCGCATCCTGGGGTATCTCCGTTCCCTGGGGGTTATGGCCTTTCATCCCGTACTGCCCTATGCGGATATTACCCTGTGGGCCTATTACCGCAGCCTGGGTGAATGTTCCGGGAAGCCCCTGATCACATCCGCCTGTGTCGGTATGAACTGGTTTCTTAAGCATACGCACCCGGAATACGCTGAATTTATTACCCCTGTGTACAGCCCCCTGCTCTGTACGGCCCGATACCTCCGGTCATACCGGGGGATAACGGAGCGCATTGCCTTTCTTTCCCCCTGTGTTTTAAAGCGCAGAGAATTTGTGCTGGAGAACCGTGAGGAACTGGTGCATTACAATGTTACTATCAATGCGCTTTCCGCATGGCTCAAAGAAAATCCTGTTGATATAAGCCAATATGAGCCTTGTCTGCCGGAAAGCGATGGATATGGACCGGGTTTAACCCTGGCTGCTTTCGGCAGTATCGGTAAATGCCTGTCCGCCCTGGATACCGGCGTGGAGTACCTGATTGAACAGGGGCTTGAGAATGCCGCCAGCCGTTTTTCGGAGCGGGGCGCCTTTTCGGAAACCCAGATGATACCCTTTGTGTTTGAAACCTACGCATGCGAAGGGGGCTGCGCTAATGGGTCGGGGGTCAGGGGAATGCAATACCCGGCGTCTAACGGCGGCGCCTTTCTTGAAAAAAGTACCGCCCCGGGAAAACCGGAGGCGGTACTGGAATTATTCTCATCCTATGACCAAACCCTGGACCGCGCTGATTTCCGTCACCGGCCCAATTGA
- a CDS encoding ABC transporter substrate-binding protein, with product MKTRVLVFLVCISVLMSCGQKKTGSSGDGSGRGPQTAEELTIGIYDDAGSVTTWGGGSYSPWVLDAINEKLAGPNPYGPAPKMILAEYIRPVTDDNLVWEIKLKPGIKWHDGTPLTSADVKFTIDYNREGPSNNRYSHHTSSAPRLPGEGITVIDDLTLRVAGAYPMPYFDREPCAELPIVQKAQWENIQDPRQFTGKSIGTGPYKLVDYKVGEYYKLEANADYHLGKPLVNKLNLVVIRDFSTMFTALRSGEIDGAARNLPPEMVEEWSKVPNVTIVKTPYLWGACITLDTTKLPFGDLAFREAISYAINRDELLRIVGLGRGITGTVGYPHPRSFHTSPNNSQPYDPEKAAQLFTELGYVDRNGDGLRETPEGNPINWRILVDASAPLYVRAAEIITEHLGAINLKAHVEALESAAYSEAVNVTGNYNMTVGEFVPHGLADDDMMMVLLFGEQKNDIVPFKERDEAMVAWEAAVSGEERLAASHYLQGLLNKHPRRIMLWYPDGFFAYNNTRYDNYSVIMGENDIFHKYSFIPNEARKGYVLENFN from the coding sequence ATGAAAACGCGTGTTTTGGTTTTTTTAGTTTGTATTTCTGTTCTCATGTCTTGTGGACAGAAAAAGACCGGATCTTCCGGGGATGGTTCCGGAAGGGGGCCCCAGACGGCGGAGGAGCTTACCATTGGTATTTATGATGACGCCGGGAGCGTTACCACTTGGGGGGGCGGGTCCTATAGCCCCTGGGTCCTGGACGCGATCAACGAAAAGCTCGCGGGGCCTAATCCTTATGGCCCAGCGCCGAAGATGATCCTGGCGGAGTATATCAGGCCGGTTACCGATGACAACCTGGTTTGGGAGATCAAACTCAAGCCCGGAATAAAATGGCACGACGGGACCCCCCTCACCTCTGCGGATGTCAAATTTACGATTGACTATAACCGGGAAGGGCCTTCAAATAACCGTTATTCCCATCATACCAGTTCCGCCCCCCGTCTCCCCGGGGAAGGCATCACGGTTATTGACGATCTTACCCTGCGGGTAGCCGGGGCCTATCCCATGCCCTATTTTGATCGGGAACCCTGCGCCGAGCTGCCCATTGTTCAAAAGGCCCAATGGGAAAACATCCAGGACCCCCGGCAGTTTACGGGAAAGTCCATAGGTACCGGCCCTTATAAGCTGGTGGATTATAAAGTGGGGGAATACTACAAACTGGAAGCCAATGCGGATTACCATCTGGGAAAGCCCCTGGTAAATAAGCTCAACCTGGTGGTGATCCGGGATTTCTCCACCATGTTCACCGCCCTGCGGAGCGGCGAGATCGACGGGGCGGCCCGGAACCTGCCGCCGGAAATGGTGGAGGAATGGTCCAAGGTCCCCAACGTTACTATCGTTAAGACCCCCTACCTCTGGGGCGCCTGCATTACCCTGGACACCACCAAGCTGCCCTTCGGGGACCTGGCTTTCAGGGAGGCCATAAGCTACGCCATCAACCGGGACGAACTTCTACGCATCGTGGGACTCGGCCGGGGCATTACCGGTACTGTGGGCTACCCCCACCCCCGCTCGTTCCACACCAGCCCCAACAATTCCCAGCCCTACGATCCCGAAAAGGCCGCCCAGCTTTTTACCGAGCTGGGTTATGTAGACCGGAACGGCGACGGGCTCAGGGAAACCCCCGAGGGTAATCCCATTAACTGGCGCATCCTGGTGGACGCCTCGGCGCCTCTCTATGTCCGGGCTGCAGAGATCATCACCGAACACCTGGGGGCGATAAACCTCAAGGCCCATGTGGAGGCCCTGGAAAGCGCCGCCTATTCGGAGGCGGTGAACGTCACCGGGAACTACAACATGACTGTGGGCGAATTTGTTCCCCACGGCCTTGCGGATGATGACATGATGATGGTCCTCTTGTTCGGTGAACAAAAAAACGACATCGTCCCCTTCAAGGAACGGGATGAGGCCATGGTAGCCTGGGAAGCCGCAGTAAGCGGGGAAGAACGGCTCGCCGCATCCCACTACCTCCAGGGGCTTCTCAACAAACACCCCAGGCGTATCATGCTCTGGTACCCCGACGGTTTCTTTGCCTACAATAACACCCGGTATGATAACTATTCTGTGATCATGGGAGAGAACGATATTTTCCACAAATATTCGTTCATTCCCAATGAAGCCCGGAAAGGGTATGTGCTTGAAAATTTTAATTAA
- a CDS encoding DbpA RNA binding domain-containing protein, with the protein MSVLFNEEKIKNRLDEILEKIQTEADPKLLNQYRSLFRKKVSFFRRSYLAAYLLMIQDQGTGRSRKSGAFETAKGSREKPAGNARGTALQVAPAAPKSKRNPAEGAEAARQPLPEEESTRIFISIGRNRRVFPREILGLIGTKTQISKDDIGLINILNNYSFIQVRTSVAEELITALNGVNFRGRTLTVNHARARKDENSRDADETFPEDTGLESSFDHEGGEIPAETSDFSAEASAEFPDEEPETEVQDDETREE; encoded by the coding sequence ATGTCCGTTTTATTTAATGAAGAAAAAATTAAAAACCGTCTAGATGAAATTCTTGAAAAGATTCAGACCGAGGCGGATCCCAAACTGCTCAACCAATACCGTTCCCTTTTCCGGAAGAAGGTTTCCTTTTTCCGGCGCTCCTACCTGGCGGCATATCTGCTGATGATCCAGGATCAGGGAACCGGTCGATCACGCAAATCCGGGGCTTTCGAGACGGCTAAAGGCAGCCGGGAGAAGCCGGCGGGTAATGCCCGGGGAACTGCGTTGCAAGTAGCGCCCGCCGCCCCCAAGAGCAAACGGAACCCCGCCGAGGGAGCCGAAGCGGCACGGCAGCCCCTGCCGGAAGAAGAATCCACCCGGATATTTATCAGCATAGGCCGGAATCGGCGGGTTTTCCCCCGGGAAATCCTGGGGCTCATCGGCACCAAGACACAAATTTCCAAGGATGATATCGGACTCATCAATATCCTGAACAACTATTCCTTTATACAGGTCCGTACCAGCGTTGCGGAAGAGCTTATCACCGCCCTGAATGGCGTAAATTTCCGGGGCAGAACCCTTACGGTCAACCATGCCCGGGCCCGGAAGGACGAAAATTCCCGTGATGCGGATGAGACTTTCCCCGAGGATACCGGCCTGGAAAGCAGCTTTGACCATGAAGGCGGGGAAATACCCGCTGAAACCTCGGATTTTTCAGCCGAGGCTTCGGCGGAATTCCCGGATGAGGAGCCGGAAACCGAAGTTCAAGACGACGAAACCAGAGAAGAATAG